The DNA window TAACGAAACATACACCACAGCTGACAACAAGGGATACAGCGGAGCTAACAGGAGATACAACAGAGACAGTAATGAAAAATACAGCAGAAGAAGTAACAGATGAAACAGAGATAATAACCGAGAGTGTGATAGACGGAGCAATCGAGAATATGCCAAATGATGAGCAGCCAGAAGGAGAAAAGAAGCCTCTATTGCGATTGCGTTCATTTGCTAAACCACCCATGACGTGGGAGGACAATCAGCATAAAACGGATAAGACCGCCCAAGAAAATACGCCAAAGGTATCAAACCAAATTAAAGAAGTGGTTGATTTAACTAATGAAGGAACAACCAAACCATCACTTACTGGTATTTTACAGTCTGGAAAAGTTATTCCCGTAATGAACAAAGGTCCCGTAGTAAAACAACAAACAGTGGTTATACCGGCAAGTAGAAATATAATCAGTGTTCAAAATATTACCAATAATTACTTGAAGATAAATCCGCGAACTGGACAAATTATAGCACCTGTACGAAATCCAAATACCACGATAATCCAAATACCAAACGGATCCATTTCGAATACCAGTCAACAAATTAAAGCGCAAAATTCTAATGCCGTTACAAATACCATTATTGTAAGAAATGACTCTTTAAAAAGAAACGTATACCAAAAAGTCCTTTTAAATCCTAAAAATGTGATTGCTATATGTAAGAAACAGATAGTGCAATCTGTCTTTAAGCAAGCGGATGTGATGCCATCGTCTACGTCAAAATCCAAATGACTCAAACATATAGCAAGGGCCATCCTTTTAGAtcattgttatataaaaagcaatattaatatctaattattcGACCAGGCGATCAATTttgatgttaaatatattcatattattgtctatatatttcttgtttataagccaaatatataaagagacacattaatataattattaataaattttttagcgaattcgaaatgtattttataatgaatacATAGTGCCTTATAACAAAGaatattcctttaatttttcacaCATTTATCTAACAAACGTTTGCATTTGGTTGAAGAGACTGCAATATCAATTTAGCGAGATAATAGTTTGGATCCAGAAGTTTTTCTACTATGTTGAAGTGATCGATGTCTTGAAGTAAAAGATATTCCACATTATCCACaatggaaataattttctaaaacaatATACGTTCTTAGTTATGTTCTTATTGTATTATTCTTAGATTTGTGCAgtgatatacataatatagatttattttttattgctttcctagaattttctttcttgcttttgtttgaaatttgaaatattttactttaactgTAGACAATGTATACTAGTTtagctatttaaaaaatagacctaatatttaatttaagtactTGGGTATATTTGCGTGATTCATCTATAAACGCTGGAGAATCGTCATCACCTACGGTTACGACAACTTTTAAACCACTAATACGACGGTCCTTTGCTTCATCAAGGGTGGAAATACTAAATgtgttaatttcttttctgaaaataataatttattactatgatatttgtatattattagacATACGTGTTGGTGCACAACTCCgggtgcgtgtgtgtgttgtgtatgtgtgtgcgcgtgctaGGGATTAATATAGTCCCATCCACTTTTACACATtactactactattactattatttaaaaaacacattaatattaactgaTAAGAAAGATTAAATGCTTACTCAGTCAGATCCAAGACTTTTCCATGACTGACGTTAGCTACaggttttaaattataaacaccGCTTATCAGTATGATttcctttaataatttaaaatatccttGCTGTGTCACATGATTAATCCAATTGTCGTCGTGCAATAGACACGCAGTCAAATGCGCTCCAGCACTATGTCCAGCGAGACACACGtttctatatacattttatgtgtttatgtataaacaatttgttttttgaaaaaaaatttatcttatatgAGTAAAAGAGACTAAGATATTGAACAACGTACTTGGAGCCTGAATCGatcgcatattttaatatctgcgAGATCGCTGATTTTATCTCTGCTACTATATCTCCAAGTCTGACTgtaatataagaaaacaatacataatttattatattagtttaataataaaataaatttttaatctaagaatttttaacataattgtaaaattttgtgaaaaacgtatttttataaatttccgTGTTGAATTCTTTTCTGCTAATAAGTAATATCagtaaactaataaaaataatcaagaatgaagaaaatgatataatagaattttatactATCTCACCATTTGGACATAAATCATATCCAACCGTGATtactttaatgttatttttaacaaacaaagGTACTGAGAATCCAGTGAGATCTTTGCTAAATTCCTGCCAATAACCACCATGGATAAACACGAATATTGGTGCATCTGAAATACATGTTTTAATACGATGATAAGaatgataagaaaaatatttaccctATGAAGTAATTTAGTCTACTTTACATTTACACAATTTATGTACGCGGATCGCTGAAAAAGCAGattagaaacaaaatataaagaaaaatatttaaatattataatttctatatgtaaGGTATCATGTAAAAAGAGTATTGTTTTGGTAATTTGATATCACTACGGGTATCTTGTGTATgcgaacttttttttatctatttaaagtgttaaaatttttatgctatgtatatattatttatattttttataatgtggataatatgaataatcgtatttaaactataaattataataataccgataatcgtaattataatataaatatgatgtaAATTATAGACCCACAgatgacacacacacacacacacacacactctctctctctctctctttgacaaaattctttcttttattacttttctaattttgaataatacaaaatatgtcgattgacaataaatatgtcatacacatttacatacatactttaaatttaaatgcaatcttttacgaatttttataaaaaaattagtgagAACAgaaaacaataacaataaagaaAACGGAAGACATTGTTCTAAATTGATGTGTGTTTAATCACATTTCAAGttcagttattttattgatctaaATCTTAAATAAAGCATATGCGAGGTAGACGGATTATTATatgctatttaaaatattgtttctttttagtattttctttaatttaaaattgaaattttttttttattattgtatgattaacattaaaatatataataaaataaatatttttatacagatgtaataaaataaatatttttttaaactaaaaaattaacaaattaaaaaattctttaaccTTACctgaaattttgaataaaacttctcgaaaatttaagaattcttAATAagttgttttacaaaatttgaataaataccTTCGAGACAAAGGTTTCGTGAAACTTCCATATGGAGATCAATCGGACACAGAATATCCATGATGGTATATATCTTAAGGGTTAATATATTTACgccaaaaacaaatttacacactttatttcaattttaaacggactaattatatatgtattatacaaaCGCATATCTTGTTCATGTTTTGAAAGAATAAGTGATTCAGACcaaactatataatataatttgcaacTGAAAGCTTCCaaccttaaaaataaattctgctTGTTCGAAAACGCAATAAAGTCTCTAAGTAaagtaattcttaaataaattttcaagcaaattaaattttataacttctttttttcttcctttttttcccgtgagaaaatcgtaattataaaaacatcaaaatatagaataaataggATAAAAgtcatagtttttaaaaatattgttcgaAAAAATGCCTAGAAATTCTTTCAGCTCTCAAATCGTTACTATACGTACCTTTGGGTAAGTCGATACCATATATGTCATACTTTGTGCGCTCGTTAGGACCATACGGCACATTAAGTTTGCATTTAATAGTTTTCCGAGTCGTTTCCGTAACTGCGACAATATAAAGACCTTCAGTAATCACGTGATACATCTGACACGCCTTATACAAGAATGCTTGCAGCGCATAGTAATCGTAAGATCTtaacgaaatttaaaaaaatcttaaaagcTCAAAGCTCgcgaagatttatcataacCATATGATTCTTGTCGAAAAAGATTTAAGTACTGTTTTACCTTTCTCACAGAATTCATAAAATCGCTCGATCATCTCCTCTGATTTGTATCGTTTGCCCCATTCGCTCGGAGTGTACAGTCGCTCTAGttcctttaaaataaaagatagagaatttataattaattagaattctaaagttataatttaaaaaagaaaatgatcaTAAGAGATTGCGTTGAGATTATACATACAGACATTGCTATCCTCAATCAATTGCTTGACTTTTCAAGGAATAATTGCGATTCGCGAATGATCGCTTGCTTGTTACACACGACAACGTTTGATAGAAACTGCTTGGTGTTTGCTTACGATATGCACTTTCTTGGCTTTGCCGATCAATGTGTGCAACTTACTACAACAAGTACATTATACTATTGCAAAGGCGGAATGCGGTTAAATAACATGTCACAGTGTGTTTGCGTATCGTTATCTTaacgatataatataaacCGATCTATTTATATTCGATTCTTATTTTAGGATTATTTTAggattattttaagtattgtcCCAAGATGTTACtctactgtttttttttcacctatttattgtcattttatttctgatgTTTTATTgatcaaaatcaatttttgaaataagaattattattaaaaaattattataaaaagatttttttttaatgaaacattgtattttctaatagtttgttaaagaaaattatctacAATTTATGTAGTTTTCTTGTGCAAGAATATAGAAATGAATTGTACAGGTCGTATCCGAGGTCAAcaatttatcttataaattacGTCTTTATATCtggaaaaatacattttaatttagctGTCTCCTAATTATCTcctaatgaaattaaaatcaagTATTAGTAAaaggcaaaataaaaaaaggaaaaattaacttttattactttttatattatttattccacatatatttgtatttttattgttacatttctctaaactttatattgaaaaagcaTGATAaagatgattattattattatttgtggTCACATGAAGACGCGTACGCATCTCATTGTGCAAAGGTAACGAGAGAAGACTACAGGAGAGACCACGAGGTTGCGGAGGTGGAAAACCAGAAAAACCGGCcctctttcctttctttctctcttaatcTGTCTCTCCGTCCGATCCTCACGTACGTTACTCGCTCTTCGtttgagagaaagaaagagaaaggaaggGAGAAGTTACAGGTACCCGCACCAGCTGATGTATCGAGAATCGTGCCGCGTCGACGCCTACCCGCAGGCCGCAGGTAAGAGAAACCCGTCGCAGTCAAAAATTTTCGAGCTGATTCATAGAAATGCACGACTGGCCGACCGGCGTCGCAACGGTTTGTGTGTCGCATTGCCGAAATTCCATTTCGAAAATTGACGATCTTAAATGAAGTCCatacatttgaaaatttaaaagatttccgGGTGAAGAAAAGTACCTTATTCCACAAAAATCGAGAGCAGGAATTACAAGAAAATAGATTTGAATAGAAGTAGTTTTTCAGCttacacatttaaaaagaCAAATGCAAATgctacataaatatatatgtaatataaaataatatgcaagaaaaaatttttttttaaagaaagaaagtcagtaataaaatttgccatATCACATATATTAGAAGTTTTTTGTCATAAatcataattgtaaaaatataaacaatataatatctatatatgtatataactttACGAAACTTATATGTAGATAAAAAGATTGATAAAAGTACTTTGTGTATTAGCATAACAGATGGAAATGTTGGATAACAATTATCCCCACAAATAAGAATTCAGCTTTATTTGGCTACCTCAACTTCGTCTTTAAGACTAAGTCTTATGGTATGTTGTTGAAATACCAAGAAGATCACCGACCTCAAATTTTGAAGGAAACCGGTGGTTGTATCATAAACGTTGATTAGACTAATGTTATAAAGTTAGAATGGAGGAATTTTTCCGGTTTTTTCTTCGGAATTTAATTTCACAGGAAATTGAAGCTGTAAAACATGAAATACGTTAtgtataagtttaaaaatcaaaattagtCTTAAACGCCGACATAACTCTAATATTTTCACAAGAACAAAACTAGACAAAAAACATTATACTTTTCCGTTATTAATTagagcttttatttttaatttaatcctgagttgaaaattgtaattttagcataatagattcaaatttttgtacaagtcaattaaaaaatatttattcaaaaatcaTAAATCGTTAAATTGCATTTGTAAATTAGTGACTTAACAGTGATGataatataatgatttttcgtaaaaacaaaatcaaattacaaaatagttATAGTCATTCACTATaagatgaaataattaaagttaatatgtatacgtaatacataatatataatttaaaatgtaaaaaaaagaatattttaaaacttattaaaaaatatatttatatagatattaactATCTTCCCTCAATATTTGGCATGTATCTTTTCTTTATCTATTTCTAAATCACAGGATGACGTTTAAAGATCAGAAGCGCGTCTCTCCACTAACACGAAGGCATAGACACGAAGGCGTGTTACACGTTGAAATAGCTGCCGGATTCTTGCAGCTCTTGATGGTCCTTCTCGGCTTACGCACGCCTTACTAACGACTACCGCAACAGGAGGGAGAATCAACGGCGATGGGTTAATTTATTTGACCCAGCGCGACAACAATTAGTGCTGAGTCTGAACGTCGAATAGGTATCCCTTTACACGTATTGTATTCGCGATAACGACGGAAACATGCGCGATCATGATACTAAATATCAAGCAAGAGCAGACGCAATAGAGCCTTCCTTATCCCGGCCTATTTATTCTATTCTAACGAAAGATAACAAAAATGGAATGCGAGTAAATAGAGATAGCGTAACGACTTTGCAGGAAAGCTTACAATAAgaaacattaacatttttattatttcacatgacgttaaatgaaataaataaatgttatgcctaaagataataatataacaactTTATTGAATGCAAACTTTACTGATTACAACAATACGTATAGCGCGAATGTGTGATGCatgtatacaataataaaaattaaccaaTTGCATATTAAAGGCAAAATTGCagctaattaaatttaaagttttacttaaaagttataaaaataatttaaaaagctggatattatagaatatgtaatccaaatataaattgtttaatattaaaatgttgcgAATATGTTtactatgaaaaaatatcatcgggacgtttataaaaatatcattctaATTTGTTACGAAAGGTAacaactttatttctttcactttcctgaaaatatcaaatttcttatgtattctacatttaattaatctattaataagaatgaaaacgtatattttttacttttatttatttaaacatacaatattgttatgcatgcaaaatttttgtataaaattaatattcatgttgtaaaaaataaaaaaaaaggtaaattgaaaatattttttgcattagtTTGCGTcgtctattaatatttaattcaattttgacaaatacGACAAGAATGGACTTAGCCAAtagtttttatacattaataaattataataacgtataatgttcatataatttatttttaattaaaagtcattacataaaagtaataaagataattaaaaatattacatattttattagttaaaatatttttagaaaacaatgttttcttgttttaattaataaaattgtcgtACAAATTAATCATCAGTAAGTTAATTATTCGACCGATAAATGTCTTAACATACATATAGATAAAGTTAAGATTGCTTATTTGACCTGCAGCGGATTTTGATGCTGAATATAAttcttctattaatttaatttatatgaaatagaaatattaaatcaatagaaaaattatattcagcacCAAGATCCGCTACAGTACGAATAAGtgtatttaacaaaaatcttCAGAATTTAATTCTCTATATTTCATTGAAGATttcagatatttaaatttatttaactatataaataatgttgcaaaaaatttttgttgagagatttctttaaaacaaaattgaataaaattcaaacgaaaaagagaaaaaaaaactttacgaTCCTGCCAGGATTCGAACCTGGAATCTTCTGATCCGTAGTCAGACGCGTTATCCGTTGCGCCACAGGACCGTCCTTGGCGAGGGACCTACTGtatttgatataaagttatttatatttattattttcttgacaAAACGTGAGATAACAAATGATTATTATGttacttgtaataaaatttagttattttatcCAAAATCCTGtagagttttatttatattaattataattgtggaatttgtatatattaattatagaagCTGGGTATAAAATTATGTCTAGGTGCGcatataactaaatttttttaatataaaatttaatataaaattcttttagtaATAGTACATACACAGTTATTAGATAGTTTATtggattatttaaaagaaaagttaacatcactacttttatatttgtaattttacaataagatatgaatgttaataaataagtaattttcaaatgtcataatattaaataaagcatTAATAATACAGCTTTCAATTAAGCAAAGGAAAGACCAGAACTTATAGCTAGTTATTTATTCTtaaggaaataattatttagtttttgtatgcataaatatgattatttaagGTGTATTTGACACcttgattaaaaaaagtattaccattttaattaaaaaaaaaaaaaattactattattaatttcatattatctGTTATtgttcatatatttaatttattaatgtttaatattattagacaaaatttacttaatatttaaaaaaaaaaaaataaaagtaggaAAATTGAAAGCATACATATGGATTCTCAAtcagttaaaaaagaaactaaaacTGAGCTTTAATTTCTCGCTgctatgtataaaaattactttaaatggCTGCTACTCAATTAAGCGTCATGCCCGAGTCCCAAGCACGTGCGGGATCACACGTACAATTGATATCACGTGTAATATCGATTGTAAGTTCAATAATAATCGTAATATTATGGTTTTTATCTCTCGGATCAAATTACGTATATCAATAAGGATACCTGtaagatataataagatataattttactttatcagTTTTTGCGTTTAATAGATTTATCAGTTGCAATCTTATCGCTACCGAATCGTCAGCGCACAATTGTATTGTAATGTTCAGTTACATGTCTCTGTGAGCTCGAATAAGAGCTCATGGACGAACATAACAAGATTTTTAGaagaaatgtgtaaaattcgcgataatttcaaattatggTGTGGAAATTTATCGCTAGCTTTTCCAAATGCATTCGGGTCCTGCAAGATACGttattgtacataataatcaataaagcAACTGAAAGATTTCGCGATTTGCGAAACGTCCAACTTTCGTGAAATACGGCAGACGTGAGAGATATGTTCGTCAATTCGCCAATATATTGTCACGGATGAGTGAAGCGATTATTTTGTCCGACCGGCTTCGAAAATTGAATCCGACCGAACTCAACCGGTTTGAATTCCTCGGTCTTGAGTCTTTTATGGCTCTTTCTTGGTGCTACCAGAGTTAAAGATTCTTTTTCGCGGAACAGCTCGCTGATTCATCCGAACCCGTGCCTGGCTGAAGTCCTACCTGAAACGGCAGATAACGAGATGACGATACTCTCGGACGTGGCACTTCCACGAGATGACTCAAACAGCTGGCTATTACTTTAACGTCTGATGCTTTCTCAACGTAACACGATAGGGCTGCTCGGCTAGATAACGTTATCCTGCTGACGTTACTCACGAATAATGATATACGAACACGAGGTTACCCCACCGAGGTAGCCCTATCCGTTACTCGGTCCTCGATAGCCTAAGCGGTAATCTGTTAAATATAGATTTAGCGAGAATAATTAATCAGAGAAGCGGCGCAGGTTTCATCGCTCTATATATAGAGCTATAGTTCTATATTTAGAGCACGTGCCCAACAGCACGTATGATGATCATGAATGATTTACGATTCGGTGCGCAGGATGAGTGAAATTAGTACACTCatttacgtaatataattacataatgatTAATATCCTTTATATTAATGACGCGTATTATgcttaaatattcattaaaactgAGACTTTGAGCATTGATTAATGATGTACGTTCAGGATGTTCTTTAGGAACCGTGGACACCGCGATATTTTCAGAACAAATCAATTAaggccggttgttccaacttcttgataaCTTCCtatcaggtaagcatgtgtctatcttcatttttttctgaaataaataaagacagataTTTTACCTGActaaatttaccaagaagttggaacaaccggtcctttatactttatttttttatttaacgtcaACGAAAGTCAGTTGAATATTTCGGTGAATTGTAACTCGGATCTggattcaaaaatttttttttctgtcggAAAACGGATAGAAAAATGTCTTGTATAGATTTGATTTTCTACAGGCTACTAGTTTCTTTTCGACCTGCACTGAACAAAAGAAAAGGTCTTCTTAAAGATTTCCTATTGAGAAAAATCAAAGACGAAAAGGAAAAGTGATTTAGTGGACCCCACGAATTCCAAAGCTCACACAGAAAATACGACGCGTCGCTTCATTTCATTGCATACTGCAACGCATGTACTGTCGTTACTTGCCGTATAAACGCCGTATTCGCGCTATAAGAACCGCGTACATCTCCCGGAATAAATGTCACGAGTAAACGGCGTGAGACTTTTGCGCCTCGTTTAGATAAAGATA is part of the Monomorium pharaonis isolate MP-MQ-018 chromosome 2, ASM1337386v2, whole genome shotgun sequence genome and encodes:
- the LOC105838242 gene encoding kynurenine formamidase, which translates into the protein MSELERLYTPSEWGKRYKSEEMIERFYEFCEKVTETTRKTIKCKLNVPYGPNERTKYDIYGIDLPKDAPIFVFIHGGYWQEFSKDLTGFSVPLFVKNNIKVITVGYDLCPNVRLGDIVAEIKSAISQILKYAIDSGSKNVCLAGHSAGAHLTACLLHDDNWINHVTQQGYFKLLKEIILISGVYNLKPVANVSHGKVLDLTEKEINTFSISTLDEAKDRRISGLKVVVTVGDDDSPAFIDESRKYTQKIISIVDNVEYLLLQDIDHFNIVEKLLDPNYYLAKLILQSLQPNANVC